TCGATACGAAAATTACCCTGACCTATTTTCCTTTATGCGTAACATGAGTTAATAATCTCTTTTTTAGGCGGCATAAATAATTTTCCGGGTTTTGGCGATTTCATATCGGCGAAAAGGATTGCGTATCCCTTCCGCTTCCAGCAAATCGACTTTTCTTCCGAAAATTTTTTCTAAATCGTCGATCATATAGACAAAATCGATCGTATCCCAGGGCGCATTCTTATTAATTTTCACCAACACGTCTACATCGCTCTCGGGACCGAAATCACTGCGCAGAACCGACCCGAATAATGATAGCTCCGTCACCCTCCATTTTTCGCAAAAGGCTTTAATTTTCCCCATGTCTATAGGGATCCGCGGTTCCATAATGACGTCTCTCGCCGTTTTCTTGGCCCAATACGAGTTGCGATTTCCAATAAGATTATAACGAAAATCCCTTTTTTTCCTATCTGCGAAAAGAAGCGGACGCCTTTATTTTTTCGGGAAAATAAGAATTCGAGGTTGAAAAAAAAGGAAAGTCTTGTTATTGTAAATTGACTATTTTTATGAAAATAGGGTTAGGGCATCTCAATTTCATTACCCCCCTCATAGAAACGGAGGCACCGATGTTGAAATCGATATTCAAATCATGCGCCTTATTCACCATACTCCTATTGGGCGTAAGCGCATCGTTTGGCGATGAAATTATCCTGAAGGCGCAAACCGCCGCCGCTCAAAAGGGCGATACCATAGTTTATGAAGCGACGCTCAAAACTACTTCTCCGATTCGCGCCTATTTTCTTCAGATTCAGTTCGAAGGCGCTGCCATCTCCTCTCCCGCCGTTTCCAATGAAGCAGACTGGACGAACGCCAGCGCCGCTGGCGCCCCCGTTACGGATGTCCAATTCGAAAATAATCTTGTAACCATCCAATCTTCCTTGATTGGGAAAGACTCGGCTTTCAATAGCGCCGATGGCGCCGTTGTCGCCACGCTCAGCGTCAAGGCGGAGGCGGCCGGCTTGCTGAAAGCCGCAATCGTCAACGCCAAATTCTTCGCCGATGGCTTCAATCAGCCTCTCGGTCTGGCTTCCGCCATCTCCTACGCCCAACCGGACGCCGTAGAAATTACCGCCGGTCCGGGAGTAACGAAACCGGGAGATTTGGATAAAAACGGATATCGAGACGGCGAAGATTTGATTATTCTCTACGATCTGATCGTCAAAGCGATTTTTGGGGAAACAATCAATGCGGACGACTTCTCTGTAGCCGATCTTTTCGTTGACCAGATATTAGATGGCGAAGACGTTATCGTTCTGTACGATTTGATCGTCTACGATATTTTTAATCCCGGAAAATCTTTCCGCCGCAGCGCAAAGACCGTTCGCCCCTTTTCTGTAATGCCTGAAACGGCTCAGCAAATCGTGATCGATTCTATCGAAGCGCCTGAAAATGGTTCATTTGAATTGGATTTCAATGTAATAGGCGCCGTTAACGGTACCTCATTCACTTTTTCCGTCAGTTACGATCCTGCCGTAGTGGAATATCAACCAACGTTGGATTTCGCCCAGGGCGTCGCCGCCTCCTGGCCATCGATAAAGGTAACTCATCTAAAAAAAGACAATCTCGGTTATTTTGTTATTATCGCTGTTTATTCGGATGGATTCACTCAAGGTCAAATCATTAATGGCGATGGCCTGCTATTTACCGTTAAAGGCAAAATCGTAGGAGCAGCCGGATCTACGACCACATTTGCGATTCCTACCAATACCGGCGGTTTAAGCAGCGCCGCCGTCAGCGGCGGCATTATTACTGTAATACCCGCCGCCGAGCTGACGCCGACTCCGGAAATCCCGACGCCCACGCCCGAAATGCCGACGGCTACGCCAGTCGT
The nucleotide sequence above comes from Candidatus Omnitrophota bacterium. Encoded proteins:
- a CDS encoding nucleotidyltransferase domain-containing protein, with protein sequence MEPRIPIDMGKIKAFCEKWRVTELSLFGSVLRSDFGPESDVDVLVKINKNAPWDTIDFVYMIDDLEKIFGRKVDLLEAEGIRNPFRRYEIAKTRKIIYAA